From Microcystis aeruginosa NIES-2549, a single genomic window includes:
- a CDS encoding carotenoid oxygenase family protein: protein MNRSIKDTVQNTVNVRNFSRSQLGQPDENNLYQAVATVTEGHWPENLSGYVFIVCPFHRKNDRHLFSGEGVIIRWDLQGKNNQVNVYSKKLKTWDSFWRKVLPIFNISRANFPAVISILGASEIANTAMVKLEKVAEDKQLEETRLILTADAGRYWEVDPVSLDTITPIGYFDQHIVSVPLSFLPVLENTAHPFYDKKTQEFITCELKLKLVSGGMLKDLDKSVYIVLWDQQKKLKPWKLQGSILDGSPHSVIVTEDYIMIPDMPFQMGVAKLLGIRIKPEETYPKTQIYLVNRQDLKEEETTVPSRLITFNGDSYHFLCSYYSTNGQIQLVAIQNATISLTEAIEKDDIQHFTGQGYPPEYHGIPWMFSFDPGVLRKVVIEDARVMSEQAFIHPGWFCTSLYTADPRESEQGYSAIYQIYLGYVRELICRRQYMDFRDQSNRILRDAELPCHDLPSVLAKVPFDRDWNQLSQQISQEKNASDTHVSHLGRGLLDFYVCPDGYILDSIQFIPQEQGYLLTTVLTPTKVLEAWLFNPDNLKDGPIAKLSLPEDVHFGFTLHSEYFEQVLPSPRPSVSQVNQVLSALRSLVLVPVEFFLGRPAAVYNRRVKK, encoded by the coding sequence ATGAATAGGTCAATCAAAGATACTGTCCAAAATACTGTCAACGTTAGGAATTTTAGTCGCTCGCAACTAGGTCAACCGGATGAGAACAATTTATATCAAGCAGTAGCCACAGTTACCGAGGGACATTGGCCAGAAAATCTTTCGGGATACGTTTTTATCGTCTGTCCTTTTCATCGAAAAAATGACCGTCATTTGTTCTCTGGCGAGGGTGTAATTATTAGATGGGACTTGCAAGGGAAAAATAATCAAGTTAACGTTTACAGTAAAAAACTAAAAACTTGGGATAGTTTTTGGCGAAAAGTTTTACCAATATTTAATATTAGTCGAGCCAATTTTCCCGCCGTGATCAGCATTTTAGGTGCTTCGGAAATAGCGAATACTGCTATGGTTAAACTAGAAAAAGTTGCCGAAGATAAACAACTAGAAGAAACCAGATTAATTCTCACCGCCGATGCTGGACGTTACTGGGAAGTGGATCCCGTTTCCCTTGACACTATCACCCCGATTGGTTATTTTGACCAACATATTGTTTCGGTGCCTTTATCTTTTTTACCAGTCCTAGAAAATACCGCTCACCCCTTCTACGACAAAAAGACCCAAGAATTTATCACCTGTGAATTAAAGCTAAAACTTGTATCGGGTGGTATGTTAAAAGATTTAGATAAATCGGTGTATATTGTTCTTTGGGATCAACAAAAAAAACTTAAACCCTGGAAACTACAGGGAAGTATCCTCGATGGTAGCCCCCATTCGGTCATCGTCACCGAAGATTATATCATGATTCCCGATATGCCCTTTCAGATGGGAGTAGCCAAACTATTAGGTATCAGAATTAAGCCTGAAGAAACCTATCCGAAAACTCAAATTTATCTGGTTAACCGTCAAGATCTCAAGGAAGAAGAAACCACCGTTCCCTCGCGATTAATTACCTTCAATGGCGACAGTTATCACTTCCTTTGTAGTTACTATAGTACCAACGGTCAAATTCAGCTTGTGGCCATCCAAAATGCCACTATTAGTTTAACCGAAGCGATCGAAAAAGACGATATCCAACATTTTACTGGTCAGGGTTATCCCCCCGAATACCACGGCATTCCTTGGATGTTTTCCTTTGACCCCGGAGTGCTACGCAAAGTGGTTATCGAAGATGCCAGGGTGATGAGCGAACAAGCTTTCATCCATCCGGGTTGGTTCTGTACCAGTCTCTACACCGCCGACCCGAGGGAATCGGAACAGGGGTACAGTGCCATTTATCAAATTTATCTCGGTTATGTGCGCGAATTAATCTGTCGTCGTCAGTATATGGATTTTCGCGACCAGAGTAATCGCATCCTCAGGGATGCCGAACTTCCCTGTCATGACTTGCCCTCGGTATTAGCCAAGGTTCCCTTCGATAGAGATTGGAATCAGTTAAGTCAACAGATTAGCCAAGAAAAAAATGCCAGTGATACTCATGTATCACATTTAGGTCGGGGACTACTGGATTTTTATGTTTGTCCCGATGGCTATATTTTAGATAGCATTCAGTTTATTCCCCAAGAACAGGGCTATCTATTGACGACGGTTTTAACCCCGACCAAAGTATTAGAAGCTTGGTTATTTAACCCTGACAATCTCAAGGACGGACCGATTGCTAAACTGAGTTTGCCAGAAGATGTTCACTTTGGTTTTACCTTGCATTCCGAGTATTTCGAGCAGGTGCTGCCTTCTCCCCGTCCTTCCGTCTCACAGGTAAATCAAGTCCTGTCAGCCTTGCGGAGTCTTGTTTTAGTTCCCGTAGAATTTTTCTTGGGGAGACCCGCAGCCGTTTACAATCGCCGAGTAAAAAAATGA
- a CDS encoding AAA-like domain-containing protein — protein sequence MRDSMSGYLRVQQHCLNQVKLAVKKQGFSSQRSLAKEAEFSLAIVSNFLTGKPVEQATFAQICRRLCLDWQEIAALNFQLTAPPQDKIPGNSASKSEKLDTLPPYPNGAVPLGSPFYLERLPLEEQIRQEIKKPGALVRIKAPKEMGKTSLLLRMLDFAKQQGYRTVSLNLEQVDQAILADLNQFLRWLCANAARQLQLKPQLDEYWDEDLGSKISCTVYIQDYLLESITAPIVLALDELNQMFEHPQVAKDFLPLLRSWYEEAKTLPIWQKLRLIVVHSTEIYVPLQLNQSPFNVGFPAQLSHFSLEEVLQLAQRYQLTWENQEKVKQLMELVGGHPALVQTALYYLSREEITMTQILTSATSVTGIYAHHLRRHWAVLEQQPELAKALDRVMSAVEPIQLDPILAYKLSSMGLLKQSGDKVVPGYELYRRYFLEVKSSISYQ from the coding sequence ATGAGAGATTCCATGTCGGGCTATCTAAGAGTACAACAACACTGCCTCAATCAAGTTAAATTAGCCGTGAAAAAGCAGGGCTTTAGCAGTCAACGTTCCTTAGCTAAAGAAGCTGAATTTAGTCTGGCTATTGTCAGTAACTTCCTGACTGGTAAACCAGTAGAACAAGCCACTTTTGCACAAATTTGTCGTCGATTATGCCTCGACTGGCAAGAAATAGCCGCCCTGAATTTTCAGCTAACAGCACCCCCTCAAGACAAAATTCCGGGTAATTCTGCATCCAAGAGCGAAAAATTGGACACATTACCCCCCTATCCCAATGGGGCAGTTCCCCTTGGTTCCCCATTTTATTTAGAACGTCTTCCCCTCGAAGAACAGATAAGGCAGGAAATCAAGAAACCGGGGGCTTTAGTGCGGATAAAAGCCCCGAAAGAAATGGGCAAAACTTCCCTACTTTTGAGAATGCTCGATTTTGCCAAACAGCAAGGCTACCGCACGGTGAGTTTGAACTTAGAACAGGTGGACCAGGCGATTTTGGCTGATTTAAACCAATTTTTGCGCTGGTTGTGTGCCAATGCCGCCCGTCAACTACAGTTAAAACCACAATTAGATGAGTATTGGGATGAGGATTTAGGCAGCAAGATTAGCTGTACGGTTTACATTCAAGACTATCTCCTGGAATCGATTACCGCCCCCATTGTCCTCGCTCTCGATGAACTTAATCAGATGTTTGAACATCCCCAAGTGGCCAAGGATTTTTTACCGCTGCTGCGTTCTTGGTACGAGGAAGCCAAAACCCTACCTATCTGGCAAAAACTCCGTCTTATCGTTGTCCATTCCACGGAAATTTATGTTCCCCTGCAGCTCAATCAATCCCCCTTTAACGTCGGATTTCCCGCACAGCTAAGTCATTTTAGTCTTGAGGAAGTATTGCAATTAGCCCAACGTTATCAACTCACCTGGGAAAATCAGGAAAAAGTCAAACAATTGATGGAGTTAGTGGGAGGACACCCAGCTTTGGTACAAACTGCCCTCTACTATCTCAGTCGGGAGGAAATAACCATGACGCAAATATTAACCAGTGCCACCTCCGTCACGGGGATTTATGCCCATCACCTGCGGCGCCATTGGGCGGTATTAGAACAACAGCCTGAACTAGCAAAAGCCCTCGATCGGGTGATGAGCGCCGTGGAACCCATACAATTAGACCCAATTCTCGCTTACAAACTCAGCAGTATGGGGCTACTCAAACAATCGGGAGATAAAGTAGTACCCGGCTATGAATTGTATCGACGCTATTTTTTAGAGGTGAAATCCTCTATCAGTTATCAGTAA